The genomic DNA ATGCCAGCGTACACAGGATTAGTATGCCTTTGGTCCTTGGGATGGTCCGCGGGATGGTCTTTAAGTTTCGCTTTGTAGTGTTCGATCAGTTCCGGTTTGGCTTGCAAAGGAGTGTGGACGTTATAGTAGGCGAAGTACAGAAAAAATGGGCTTCCCTTCGCAGTTGACTGCTCGATGAACTTCACAGCTTCGTCAGTCAACTGGTCGGTGAGATAAGTTCCTTCCGGATAGTTTTCTTTTGAGTCGGGAAGTGTGGCGAACAGGTTGTTCTGCTTGCGGGCGTCGCCTTTGCCTCTTCCGTATGGCCAGAAGTAACTTCGAGGAGCCCCTGCTTCGTTGCCGCCGATGTTGACGTCGAACCCTTGCGACTGTGGATAGAATTCCGGGAAGTTTCCGTCGGAGTTCACGTCATTGGTCACGATTCGTGGAGTGAGATGCCACTTGCCGACATGGGCAGTTCGATATCCATGATCTTTGAGGATTTCGGCAATCGTGAGATGTCGATGTTCGAGCTTCTGTGTCCAGTCTGGAATCTGTTGAGGTAGGTTCTCCAGTCTATGTCCCGGAATGAAATCGGTCACATTGACTCGGGCGGGAGACTGTCCTGTCAAGATTGCAACTCGAGTTGGAGAGCAGACAGTGCAGGCTGCATAGGCATTTGTGAATCGCATTCCAGTAGCAGCCAGCCGATCGATATTCGGCGTTTCGTAAAGATCACTGCCGCAGTATCCCAAGTCAGTCCAGCCCATGTCATCGACCAGCAGGACGATCACGTTGAGCTTCTCGGCACTCTGGACAGGTTGCACAAAGAGAAAGGAAGCGAATGAAATCAGGATGAGACCGAAGATGTGGTGACCGAACATTGTAAGCTTTCGAAGAGACAGTGTTGGTTTCAAGTTGTTCGCTGCAAGATCCTGATTTCAAGGCTATGGCTGAAAAGGGAAGTTGAGAGTCAGTCAGTCTGGATGAGCTGCATCCAGTTTTCATCATGTTGATCGATTCGTATAATCCCGTCGGTGTTGTACAAGTGGTTGTACTTAACTCCCGTTCCGGTATTGAACAGAACAATCCGCTCATCGCTCTTGAGCCAGCCCTGGTCGAGAAGTTTTTCGGCAGCTTTCCAAACGGCTCCTCCTTCTGGACAGGCTGCGATCCCTTGCCATCGACAGACTTCCTCAGCCCCAATCATCAGCTCTTCATCGGTGACGGAAATTGCAGTCCCCTGACTTTCGCGAAGTGCGTCGAGCATCAGGAAATCACCCACAGCGATCGGGACTCGCAACCCCGATGCACATGTCTGAGCATTGGGAAATAATGGAGCGTGATCTTCATTCTCATGAAATGCTTTTACAATTGGCGCACAGCCTTCAGCCTGAACTGCAACCATTCGAGGACGTTCACTGCCGATCCAGCCGAGTTGTTCCATCTCGTTGAATGCTTTCCACATTCCGATTAAGCCGGTTCCTCCACCAGTCGGGTAGAAGATGACATCAGGGAGTTGAAGTTCGTCAGTTTCAGCGACGTCAGCCATGTCGAAAGCGAGTTCGTACCCCATCGTTTTTTTGCCTTCGACACGAAACGGCTCTTTCAGAGTCGACAGGTCGAACCAGCCATGTTCGTCGCAAGCCTGCCGACACAAGCGTCCGCAATCGCTGATCAATCCATTGACAAGGTAGACGTTTGCTCCTCCTAGTTTCGACTCAATGATATTCGCTGGGGGAGTATCTTCCGGGACGAAAATATGGCAGTCGAGCCCAGCTCGGGCAGCGTAGTAGGTGGCTGCACCAGCTGCGTTTCCGGCAGAGGGAAGTGCGATCGCTTTCACACCGAGCGCTTTGGCACGCGTGACTGCGGAAGACATTCCACGAGCTTTGAAGCTTCCGGTTGGGTTGAACGACTCGTCTTTGATGAACAGATTCGAAAATTTTTCAAATGGTCCGAAAGGAGTTGTTTTGAGAAGTGGACATCCCCCCTCTCCTAGTGAGACAGCTTCGCTGGGGAAATCGACGGGCATTACTTCCCAGAATTTCCACATCGATCGCAGCCGACGAGAACGTACGGCTTCGGGGGTGAAGGAATGGCGAATGGAATCGAGATCATACTCCGCCAGAAGCGGCTTTCCTGCCGAGCTTAAATTGTGGAGTTGATCGACGGGGTAATCTTCACCCGTTTTGGAACAGACAAGTTTCGTATGCATTGCAGGCCATTCGTCAATGATTTTGAAAGAAATTTCAGGTCTATCGCATCTTCGGAAATCGTGGTAGCGAGCACTCTCGTCAAATTCAATGTTCATTCTGAGAGAGCAGTTTCATCGCGGAAATTGAAATACAAAGATGGTGTAGTTTGAAGGATTTAGTAGTGACGAGCAATCTGGTCCAGGTTTATCTGAAGCTTATTTCAGCTTCTTCTGTTGAGAGATTGGGATGAGTTTTCGCGGCATCGTGACGATTCGTGGAGCGATGGGATCGGGGATCACAAGATCAGTGTCGCTCAGCATGTCCTGAATCCGAATGGGCACCGAAACGGGATTTAATTCCGCGGGTGAGACCTCTTCTTTTACTGCGGCGGGCAATTGGCTGTAACGCTTTACTTCCGATTGAAAGACGTAATCGGAAAGTTCACTCAGTCGTTTCAACGACTCCAGAGCTTCCGGGATATGCTCAGCTTCGGAAGCAATCTCTTTTCTTAAGATTTGCAATTGATGGACCGTCGCTCGGGCACGGGCAAGTTCTTCGTGCTGAGATTTCAGATTTTCGAGGAGAGAGTTCGTCTGACGGATTGTGCTGCGTGACTTCGCAATTTTTTGAAGAGTCGTATCAATGCCGTGCAGTTCGGACTCAAGCTGACCAACTCGGTCGACAAGTGGTCGAACGACCAGAAGATGCATAGATAAGACGGACATCAATATTCCAACAATGCGTATTGGTCCGCTGATTTTTTCGAGAAGTGTCCACAATCGATTCTTGAGCGAGAGTCGATTGATTTGTCCACGAAACAATTTCACCAAGTTCTCCCCAAGTTATCAGAACGATGTGTGAGCCAATCTCGACGACACGTTCCTCCCTGAACCTCGTCGCCCGCAAAGTCTCTCTGTCTTTCCTGTATCGCCCAGAGTGTAATTCTTACTATTGTGAAACTGAGGAAGGTCTGACGATTCCTGAATGAGCGCCCGTGAAACTCCTGTATCAGGTGAAATTGTTGAGATCAGCTGGAGCGAGAAATTCGTGAAAATTAGCAATACCGGGCGTTCTGGTGACTGGTTGTGCCTCCTAAGTGCTCGCTGGTAAGGGTTTTACGATGTTTTACCGTGGCTTTGGAAATCTTTCAATAATTCGCTAAGAACGGCGCGTCATCAGCGAATAACCCCTTGAGCGATGAGATCTGCCATTCCGGTAGCCCTCACAAACCGAATTGATCGAGGAGATAAGAGATGATTAAGAAAGCCGCATACGGGACATTAGCTGTGATGACCATCGGTGGGATGGTCTTTGGAACGGACGTCTTCAGTTACGCACGAACTGGATTCCATTCCGCACAAAGCAAAATTCGCAGCGAGGTTCCTCTCGAATTTGAAATTGAACGTGCTCGCCAAGAAGTCGCACAACTTCTTCCTGAAGTCCGCAAGTCGATGCATGTCATTGCTGAAGAGCAAGTTGCGGTTGCGAATCTTCGAAAGTCGATTGAAAAGCGAGAGTTGGCTCTCGAAAATCAAGAAGAGGCGATCCTTTCACTGACTTCCGATCTGAAGTCGGGTGACTCCAATTTCGTCTACGCCGGACACGCTTACACTCAGCGTGAAGTTGAAAGAGACCTTTCGGAGCGGTTTAACCGATTCAAAACTGCTGACGAAACATTGAAGAGAGAACAGGAACTTTTGGCCGCGAAAGAGAAGGCTCTCACGACTCATCGCGAAACCCTCGAAGGCATGCTCTCACAGCGGAAAAGCCTCGAGGTTGAGCTTGAGCGACTGGAAGCCCGACTCAAGACTATCAATGCTCGAAAACAGATCGCGAGTATCGAAGTTGACGATTCTCAGTTGAATCGAGTGAAGTCTCTCATTCAGACGATCGACAAGCGACTCGATGTTGAAGATGCAGTCCTGTCAGCGGATGGTGACTTCACAGGTCTGATTCCTGTTGAACAGGAAGTTCAGGTCGAAGATGAAAACATCGCAGATGCGGTGAATGAATACTTCGGTCGCAGTGGCGAGATTGAAGTGGTCAAGAAGTAATATGAAGTGAGATTCGGTCTGCTCAAAGTCCGCTCGTCCTGGAAACGGTCTCCAAGTCCGGTGTGATTCAAACTCGCATCAGGCTTGAGAGCGAGTCCAAATGGCGAGCGGAATTTTCAGCATTCAGATGAGTTGAGAGGAAAGTTAGGAACCCCTCAGCCACAAACACTTTTTAAGAACAGATCCTGAAAACTGAAGATGCTCTGGCAAACACTGAATAAGGTCGCCATCTCACAAATTTTCGGACTGGTTTTCATTCGTTCAATTATAAGTTGAGCTCTCCACTTCAAAGTGATTCAGCAAGATGCCCATGAATCTTTCGCAACCTGTTTCAGCATGCAAACTCTGGATTGATGGAGTTGGATGTTGGATGTTGTGCCTGGAGGATCGAATCACGATCGGGAATCCGATACCTGTCGCGGGAGCTCCTAAAATTTCAGTCGTTGCAGATCTCAGGACCGAGCATGCAACAATCGAGTTCAACGATTCAAGCTACTGGCTTACAGACGATAAAAGTGTCGCTTTCGAGGGAGACGAAAACTCCGGGCGGCGAAGTCTAAGTCATGGAACAATGATTTCCGTGGGGCAGAGTCTGGAAAACGAAGTTCAAATACGATTCGAGCAGCCCTCTTCACTCAGCTTGACTTCGACTTTGCAGATCGAAAGCGGTCATCGATTTGCGGATGGAGTTGATGGGGTGGTCTTGTTTCGAAAAACCTGTCTCCTTGGAGCGGGGAAGCAAAAACACATTCAATGCGGTGGCTGGTCGGAAGATGTCATCTTCTTTGAACGCGACAGCCAATTATTCTGCAAGTCTACAGAATCACTGATCACGCTGGACGGAGTTCCGAGTGAGCGGATCGTCAAAATTCACAATGGTGCTCACCTGGCGGGAGAGGATTGGTCAATGCGTGTTGAAGCGACCTGAGACAGCAATGCCTCGGGAGCAGGAAGATGACTTCAGATGTTGCGAGATTGAGGCGGTCGTCATCGGTTGAAATTGCAATTTCTCGATCAGGTTTTGTTAAAGTGAATTCATGAAAAGCTGGATCAAACAAGGAACTTGAGAAGAGATTGATCCGCTGAGCCTTTTTTTGCGTTAATAAGAATAGACCGGAAAAGATGACCATGTCGAAACAAAACGACCCCTGGTCATGACGAATGATTCCCCAACGGAATTGCGAGCCAGACAATGAAATTCACCTTTACTCCAGAATCACGACCTCTTGAAGGCTTTACCATCAAGCGCGCGATTTATCGTGGAGGATTTGGTGAGGTCTACTACGCAAAGTCAGATGCAGGACGCGAGGTTGCGCTGAAGCTCTTGCAGAACAACGCCGACATCGAACTTCGCGGAGTTCAGCAATGTTTGAACTTGTCTCATCCAAATCTCGTCACCATTTTTGATGTTCGGCAGGATGGCGATGGGGACCACTGGATCGTGATGGAGTACGTTTCCGGTCTGACGCTCGATACCGTATTGAAAAACTCTCCCAACGGACTTCCGATGGAGACTGTCCGCAAATGGTTGCAGGGCATGACCGACGGGCTGTCGTATCTGCACAGCAGAGGTTTGGTTCATCGAGACATGAAACCGGCGAACGTTTTCATGGAAAACGGTGTTGTCAAAATTGGTGATGTTGGACTTTCGAAATGTATTTCTCCCAGTCGTCACAGCGCTCAAACACAAAGTGTCGGAACAGTTCACTACATGGCACCTGAAGTGGCGAAAGGGAAATATGGCCGCGAAGTCGATGTCTATGCTATGGGCATTATTCTCTATGAAATGCTGACAGGAGAGCTCCCCTTCGATGGTGAATCGACCGGAGAGATTTTGATGAAGCATCTCAGTGAAGAACCGGACCTTGAGAAGTTGCCGCCACGACTCAAAGGGGTTGTTGCCAATGCGCTCATGAAAGATCCCAGCGAACGATACTCTAGCGTAGAAGCCCTAAATCGTGCTTTTGGACAAGCTGTGCTCGGGGTTTCATCTGAACCTGAAAAATCGACTCATCAGCCCGAACAGGCCGAACAGCTTAAAGCAACTTCTCAGTCTGTTTCTCCGAAGTCCTCTGCGCCGAATGCAGGTCTATTTTTGATGAATACACTCGCTGGGGTGCTCAAAGGTGGACTCGCCGGACTCGTGATTGATTATCTTGTCGCATTGTTAGGAATTCGAGTTGTGAGTCCCGAACTGTTTGTTCTTTTGGGAGCCATTGCTGGAGTGCTTTGGCAAAGGAGAAGAATTCGCGCATCACAAACTGGTTCAAAAAGGGTTGTTCAAACGACACGTGTTCAAGCTCCCAGAAAATTTCCACAAGCAGCGTCGAGAAGTGCAGATGCATTTGGTTCACTGTTTGCGGCAGTTCCAATTTCGGCGTTATTGATCGCTTGTCTGGCAGTTTTGAAGCCGACATTGCTCGGGACTTCTAGTCAGCTTGAAAGTCTTGACCTCGGTTTGCTGGGAATGTTTTTCACTGTGACTGTCCTGGCAAGTTGGGTGATTCTTCTAGTCCCTTATTTTCGAAAAGAACTTCGAAAAGGCAAGAAGGTCAGTTCCGTGAACTTTGCTCTCGCAGGTGTTGTCATCGGAGTCGCAGCATATGGCGTCGAGAAATTTCTGATGGTGGAGCATCTTGGAAAGCCGTCTGAAGGAATGTTTACCCAATTGGGAGACCATTTCCTGGTGAATAACGGGATGCCTTCGATTTGTGGTTACATTGCCTTCTTTGCAGCATTTCTTGGATTTCGCAACTGGCAATTGATGACCTCTCCCTTCAGGGCGAAACGGTTCAGTGTCGGAGCCGTAATCGTCACTGTGTTTGTCGCGTGGTTGGCGACTGCGATATTCACATTCCCGAGTGAAATTGCTGTTGCCTGGGGAGTGATCATAGCTTGTGTCACACAACTTGCAGCCCCGTTAAGTGAACGTCCCTCGCGGCATCGAAGAGCACAATAGGAACAGCACAATAGAATACCTGATTCATGAGAACCTCCAAGAATTCTGTTCGCGTTGTCGTATTCACTTGAATTCGATGGCTTGTGCAGAGTTTGGTAAGAGCGAAGAAGTCATTTTGAGACGAGCAAAAAATAGGATTTGAACATGACATTCGGCGTCATTGAATTATTGTTACTCAGCTTTCTGCTGCTGGTTGTCCCGGGCGTCCTTGGAGGGGCTGCGTTGACAGGAACATCGAAGCAATCATGTAGCCGCGTCGATTGGTCGAAAGTGTTTTTCGTCTTCCTCGGAATTCCGTTTCTATTGATCGCAGCTGTTGTTGGGCTGTTTTTTGTACGGAACAGCCAAGTCCAGCATGCTCATGTCGAACAAAGCCGATTAGAAGCGAAGCAAAACTTGGCTGTTGTTGCAGATCAAATTCGAGCGAGCGAATCAAAGGCTTTGCATCAAGATGAAGATAGTGAGCATCATGATCCTAATTCGCATTCCGAGCAGCATGAACATGCTGGCGGACATACCAGTTACAATTCGCATGGAATGACTGACTTCAGCCCCCGACATGATACTGAAGTCGTTTACGACAATTTTACCAAAGCAACTGAAAAACATTCGAGTTGGGCGATGACTTTCACCTTAGGAGTAATTGGGCTGCTTGTGCTAGGCAGTCTTGTCTGGTTCGGGAGGAAGAGGCCAGTACTTACAGTTTGCTGTTTTCTTGGGATAGCCGCTGTAGGGCTACTCGGGGGATATAGCGCTACTGAGGTTTCACCTTCACAGCATGTCACTCACGCTGATGCGGAACTTCGCGAGTTAATAGATGCCGAAGATGTCTCCACTGCGGCTGACGATCTGATCCCTGTCAACGAAGAAAACGAACAGGGAAACGAAGAGGGGCCGTTAGCCATTCGAGAAATTACACACCGTTATCAAGGGACAACTGGGACTCGTTCTCAAACACTCTCAGAAATTCCAGCTTGGGTTGAAGAAGCGAATGGTCAGAATCTTGTTCGTCCCAAACAGGGAGAGATTGTCCTGGTTTCAAAACGATACTCATCTCTGGATGAAGCAAAATTGGAACTTAAGCCGATTGCAAACTCCTTGATCCAGTCTGAACTGGCGAGAACTTATCCCGAGATGCGAGGAACGACCTTTTCAGTTGAGAGTTTTCTCAGCAGCAAAATCCTGGAGCAAGAGTGCGAGATCATCTGGCCTTTTAAAGTTCGGGAATTCACCGGGGAAATGAAGCAACTCGCCTGGAAGCTCGACATCAGTGAGTCAACGAAAAGGAAACTCTATGCGCATTGGCAAAACGGAGCTCGTCAGGATCGATTAGCGATTCTCGGAACCGGTCTCGGACTGCTCACTCTGTTCTTCGGTGCCGGTGCGATTGTGGCTCGGCGACGCGATTCGAATCGTGTCTCATAGCGAAGGATTTACAGCCGATTCGTGATGCGTTCTGTCCTCTCACTCATCTGATCCAATGTCTCTGTATGTTAAGGAGATGTGCTGTCTACTGTTTCTCTCTCGAAGAGTATCAAAGCAATCTGCTACAATAACGTTCTGTAAGACCCAACCGGAGCAGAACGATGTCGAGACAGTCGATGCATTTCGCGCAACTTGAGCAGTTAACCAGACGGCACTTCCTTAAAGAGAGTACTGTTGGCTTGGGAGGAATCGCACTCGCTGGCCTTTTGGGTGCGGAGTCGGCAACCGCTCAGACTCGTGTGAATCCATTGGCTCCAAGGCAACCGCACTTTGCAGCCAAAGCGAAGAACATTATCTATCTGCATATGGCTGGCTCGCCTCCGCAGCATGATCTCTTTGACTACAAGCCAAAGCTCGTCGAGATGACCGGTCAGCCCTGTCCTGAGGAACTGACACAGGGAGAGCGGTTTGCTTTCATTAAGGGAACGCCCAAGCTCTTGGGAACGCCGCAT from Thalassoglobus polymorphus includes the following:
- a CDS encoding threonine synthase; amino-acid sequence: MHTKLVCSKTGEDYPVDQLHNLSSAGKPLLAEYDLDSIRHSFTPEAVRSRRLRSMWKFWEVMPVDFPSEAVSLGEGGCPLLKTTPFGPFEKFSNLFIKDESFNPTGSFKARGMSSAVTRAKALGVKAIALPSAGNAAGAATYYAARAGLDCHIFVPEDTPPANIIESKLGGANVYLVNGLISDCGRLCRQACDEHGWFDLSTLKEPFRVEGKKTMGYELAFDMADVAETDELQLPDVIFYPTGGGTGLIGMWKAFNEMEQLGWIGSERPRMVAVQAEGCAPIVKAFHENEDHAPLFPNAQTCASGLRVPIAVGDFLMLDALRESQGTAISVTDEELMIGAEEVCRWQGIAACPEGGAVWKAAEKLLDQGWLKSDERIVLFNTGTGVKYNHLYNTDGIIRIDQHDENWMQLIQTD
- a CDS encoding sulfatase, which gives rise to MFGHHIFGLILISFASFLFVQPVQSAEKLNVIVLLVDDMGWTDLGYCGSDLYETPNIDRLAATGMRFTNAYAACTVCSPTRVAILTGQSPARVNVTDFIPGHRLENLPQQIPDWTQKLEHRHLTIAEILKDHGYRTAHVGKWHLTPRIVTNDVNSDGNFPEFYPQSQGFDVNIGGNEAGAPRSYFWPYGRGKGDARKQNNLFATLPDSKENYPEGTYLTDQLTDEAVKFIEQSTAKGSPFFLYFAYYNVHTPLQAKPELIEHYKAKLKDHPADHPKDQRHTNPVYAGMVHSVDDSVGRLVKTLRDQGVDKNTLIIFTSDNGGLTGAKGRPPVTSNLPLRQGKGSIYEGGVRVPAFVSWPEKTKPNQISSEPIISMDVLPTILEATNVEVPAQLKPLLDGVSLVPILTQKNNSLAKRNLYWHYPHYHMMGAIPYSAVRSGDWKLIEFFDERPSELYNLQNDIHEDHNLTSENPEIAKQLHNELETWRKKVDAQKPKPNPDYTPDRPTGRKSGRKVKSQQPLRE
- a CDS encoding serine/threonine protein kinase, with product MKFTFTPESRPLEGFTIKRAIYRGGFGEVYYAKSDAGREVALKLLQNNADIELRGVQQCLNLSHPNLVTIFDVRQDGDGDHWIVMEYVSGLTLDTVLKNSPNGLPMETVRKWLQGMTDGLSYLHSRGLVHRDMKPANVFMENGVVKIGDVGLSKCISPSRHSAQTQSVGTVHYMAPEVAKGKYGREVDVYAMGIILYEMLTGELPFDGESTGEILMKHLSEEPDLEKLPPRLKGVVANALMKDPSERYSSVEALNRAFGQAVLGVSSEPEKSTHQPEQAEQLKATSQSVSPKSSAPNAGLFLMNTLAGVLKGGLAGLVIDYLVALLGIRVVSPELFVLLGAIAGVLWQRRRIRASQTGSKRVVQTTRVQAPRKFPQAASRSADAFGSLFAAVPISALLIACLAVLKPTLLGTSSQLESLDLGLLGMFFTVTVLASWVILLVPYFRKELRKGKKVSSVNFALAGVVIGVAAYGVEKFLMVEHLGKPSEGMFTQLGDHFLVNNGMPSICGYIAFFAAFLGFRNWQLMTSPFRAKRFSVGAVIVTVFVAWLATAIFTFPSEIAVAWGVIIACVTQLAAPLSERPSRHRRAQ